Proteins encoded together in one Aminipila butyrica window:
- a CDS encoding 1-deoxy-D-xylulose-5-phosphate reductoisomerase: MKKIAILGSTGSIGTQALDMVARNPERFQVTVLACGRNLQLLCQQIEAFRPELAVVEREEDARTLAARYPKLEVLWGMEGLITAAESQYDLLLNALVGMMGLIPTYRAVCRGRDIALANKETLVAGGQLVMEMVASNQVQLLPVDSEHSAIFQCLQGNKDQKIRRIYLTASGGPFRGWNLEQLEQVSLEQALKHPNWTMGSKITIDSATMMNKGLEVIEAKWLFDVEPTDIQIAVHPQSVVHSMVEYQDGSILAQLGAPDMRVPISYAFSYPDRLENTLEPLDLFGLGSQLSFERPDMEVFRTIPLAYEAIEKGGTYPAAMNGANEALVQLFLQRKIKFTDIQNTIERILNDHVPVYNLKLEDVLEADRSARQMVQDLF, encoded by the coding sequence ATGAAAAAGATTGCAATACTTGGAAGTACGGGTTCTATCGGTACTCAGGCCCTGGACATGGTGGCCAGGAATCCAGAGCGGTTCCAGGTTACGGTCTTGGCCTGCGGGCGCAACCTGCAGCTGCTTTGTCAGCAGATTGAAGCGTTTAGACCGGAGCTGGCCGTGGTAGAGCGGGAAGAAGACGCCCGGACCTTGGCTGCAAGGTATCCGAAACTAGAAGTGCTCTGGGGTATGGAAGGGTTGATTACTGCCGCTGAATCCCAGTATGATTTATTGCTCAATGCCCTGGTGGGCATGATGGGACTGATTCCTACGTATCGGGCAGTGTGCCGAGGCAGGGATATTGCTTTAGCTAATAAGGAGACTTTAGTAGCCGGCGGCCAGCTGGTTATGGAGATGGTAGCGAGCAATCAGGTGCAGCTGCTGCCGGTAGACAGTGAGCACAGCGCTATTTTTCAGTGCTTGCAGGGAAATAAGGACCAAAAGATAAGACGGATTTATTTGACTGCGTCCGGTGGACCTTTTCGAGGTTGGAATTTGGAGCAGCTGGAACAGGTGTCCTTGGAGCAGGCGTTGAAGCACCCGAACTGGACCATGGGCAGTAAAATTACCATTGATTCGGCCACGATGATGAACAAAGGGCTGGAAGTTATTGAGGCCAAGTGGCTTTTTGATGTGGAGCCGACGGATATTCAGATAGCTGTCCATCCACAGAGCGTAGTCCATTCTATGGTGGAATATCAAGATGGTTCTATTTTAGCTCAGCTGGGTGCACCAGATATGAGGGTGCCTATCAGTTACGCTTTCAGCTACCCGGATCGACTGGAAAATACGCTGGAGCCCTTGGATCTTTTCGGGCTGGGTTCTCAGCTGTCCTTTGAACGACCGGACATGGAGGTATTTCGAACCATTCCTCTGGCCTATGAAGCCATCGAAAAGGGCGGTACATATCCAGCAGCTATGAACGGAGCGAATGAGGCTTTAGTTCAATTATTTTTGCAAAGAAAGATTAAATTTACAGATATTCAGAATACTATAGAAAGAATACTCAACGACCATGTACCAGTATATAATTTAAAACTGGAGGACGTTTTGGAAGCAGATCGGTCTGCCCGTCAGATGGTGCAGGACCTGTTTTAA
- the rseP gene encoding RIP metalloprotease RseP, whose protein sequence is MTIWTIICAIIMFCILVLVHEGGHFIAAKSVGVKVNEFAVGMGPVLLKKVRGETQYSLRLFPIGGFCAMEGEDDQSEDERSFGKRPLWAKAIIIVAGSFMNLVLAVIVMAGIILYLGIPTTSISGFSDVSPAEAAGIHTGDKIVSIQQQEVKSWTDITEAISAVQGETVTIGVDRQGQQLNFTMDLTQEEDTGRKIIGILPDVSRNPFTALIKGAEATKLLAVQMVEVIGQLVSGDVSTKELTGPIGITKAVSDSVKYGYVYVANLAALISLNLAIVNMLPFPALDGGRLLFLIIRKVTGRAITDDMEAKVHFIGIMLLFALMIYVTWQDIGRFILN, encoded by the coding sequence ATGACTATATGGACTATCATTTGTGCAATAATTATGTTTTGCATTCTGGTGTTGGTACACGAGGGCGGGCATTTTATTGCAGCAAAATCAGTAGGAGTAAAAGTCAACGAGTTCGCAGTAGGCATGGGGCCGGTGCTGCTTAAAAAAGTTCGGGGGGAAACGCAGTATTCGCTGCGGCTCTTTCCTATCGGGGGATTTTGTGCTATGGAGGGGGAGGATGACCAATCGGAGGATGAACGGTCCTTCGGCAAGCGGCCTCTTTGGGCCAAGGCAATCATCATTGTGGCCGGATCCTTTATGAACCTCGTTCTGGCGGTAATCGTGATGGCGGGTATCATTCTTTACCTGGGCATACCAACTACTTCAATCAGCGGATTCAGTGATGTGAGCCCGGCGGAAGCCGCAGGCATTCACACGGGGGATAAGATTGTCAGCATTCAGCAGCAGGAGGTCAAAAGCTGGACCGATATCACTGAAGCCATTTCTGCAGTGCAGGGGGAGACGGTGACCATTGGCGTAGACCGACAAGGGCAGCAACTGAACTTTACCATGGATTTGACTCAGGAGGAAGATACGGGACGAAAGATTATAGGTATCCTGCCGGATGTGTCGCGCAATCCGTTTACTGCTTTAATCAAGGGAGCGGAGGCCACCAAGCTGCTGGCGGTGCAGATGGTAGAGGTCATCGGACAGCTGGTGTCGGGAGATGTGTCCACCAAGGAATTGACGGGACCTATCGGCATTACGAAGGCGGTCAGTGACTCTGTCAAGTACGGCTATGTTTACGTGGCCAATCTGGCAGCACTGATTAGCTTGAATTTAGCCATCGTCAATATGCTGCCATTTCCAGCACTGGATGGAGGACGGCTGCTGTTTTTAATCATTCGTAAGGTGACCGGCCGAGCCATTACAGACGATATGGAAGCAAAGGTACATTTTATCGGCATTATGCTGCTCTTTGCCCTAATGATTTACGTCACGTGGCAAGACATCGGGCGGTTTATTTTGAACTAG
- a CDS encoding isoprenyl transferase, giving the protein MSAISAFKEEDTQMLDMDRIPRHVAVVMDGNGRWAVKNSVPRMAGHNAGMKAMKEIVKRSSSLGVEHLTVYAFSTENWKRSVDEVNGIFKLIVIYVDKELKELHKNNVKVRILGDYSMLPRESVERLDKALKTTENNTGLQFNIALNYGSRDEITKAVIRIGEKIKAGLLEPQDITEETIGSHLYTGTLFHNIPDPDLLIRTSGEKRLSNYLLWQSAYSELVYSEVLWPDFSPEVYEKCIEEYQNRNRRFGGR; this is encoded by the coding sequence ATGTCAGCTATATCCGCTTTTAAAGAAGAGGATACACAGATGTTAGATATGGATAGAATTCCCAGGCATGTGGCCGTAGTTATGGACGGCAACGGCAGATGGGCGGTTAAAAACAGCGTGCCCAGAATGGCAGGGCACAATGCCGGCATGAAGGCCATGAAAGAAATTGTCAAGAGGTCTTCCTCCCTGGGGGTGGAGCACCTGACCGTGTATGCTTTTTCTACGGAGAACTGGAAGCGCTCGGTAGATGAGGTTAACGGAATCTTTAAGCTGATTGTTATCTACGTGGATAAGGAGCTAAAGGAACTTCATAAAAACAACGTAAAGGTGCGAATATTGGGTGATTATTCCATGCTGCCCCGAGAATCGGTAGAACGGCTGGATAAAGCACTGAAAACGACAGAAAATAATACGGGCTTGCAGTTCAACATCGCTTTGAATTACGGCAGCCGAGATGAAATCACCAAGGCGGTGATTCGAATAGGAGAGAAAATAAAGGCAGGTTTGCTGGAACCTCAGGATATAACAGAGGAGACCATCGGCAGCCATCTATATACAGGGACCCTTTTCCACAACATTCCCGACCCGGATTTGTTAATCCGCACCAGCGGGGAGAAGAGATTGTCCAATTATCTGCTCTGGCAGAGCGCTTACAGCGAACTGGTCTACAGCGAGGTGCTGTGGCCGGATTTTTCGCCGGAAGTCTACGAAAAGTGTATTGAGGAATATCAGAACAGAAATAGACGCTTCGGCGGGAGGTAA
- the frr gene encoding ribosome recycling factor: MSNVQEVLEQKMIKTISVLKEELGTVRAGRANPTLLDKVMVDYYGSPAPIKNLANISAPEPRTLLIAPFDPKTIADIEKAINNANLGMAPSNDGKAIRLSVPQLTEERRKELTKTVKKYGEDAKVAVRNERRDANDELKKLEKSGELSEDDLKKQLDQIQKKIDKSMKDIDDIVAAKEKDILEI, encoded by the coding sequence ATGAGTAATGTACAGGAAGTTCTCGAGCAGAAGATGATCAAGACTATTTCTGTTTTAAAGGAAGAATTAGGCACCGTGCGAGCAGGAAGAGCCAATCCCACTTTGCTGGACAAGGTGATGGTGGATTATTATGGCAGTCCAGCTCCGATTAAGAATCTGGCCAATATTTCTGCGCCGGAACCCAGAACTTTGCTGATTGCCCCTTTTGACCCAAAAACTATCGCCGATATTGAAAAGGCCATCAATAATGCCAATTTAGGCATGGCTCCGTCCAACGACGGCAAGGCTATTCGGCTTTCTGTGCCGCAGCTGACGGAAGAGCGGCGAAAAGAGCTGACCAAGACGGTGAAGAAGTATGGCGAAGATGCCAAGGTGGCTGTGCGAAATGAACGAAGAGATGCCAACGATGAACTGAAAAAGCTGGAAAAGTCCGGTGAGCTGTCAGAGGACGATTTGAAGAAGCAGCTAGATCAGATTCAGAAGAAAATTGACAAGTCCATGAAGGATATTGATGACATTGTGGCGGCAAAAGAGAAAGACATCTTAGAGATTTAG
- a CDS encoding acyl-CoA thioesterase codes for MKTYRSTHLIKPEDLNHHQNLYAGRGIEWMVEAAFVAAALTHGDSSGLLYRNTHQFSFNKSVEPGEIVSYYSTVVRAGRTSLTVRAALIAEQSGELRAEGYVTFVTVKSHTHELVAHGLELDEAVSQEEQAWRDKAERFFTG; via the coding sequence ATGAAGACTTATCGATCGACCCATTTGATCAAGCCAGAGGATTTAAATCATCACCAGAACCTGTATGCTGGAAGGGGCATCGAGTGGATGGTAGAGGCCGCTTTTGTGGCAGCTGCTTTGACACATGGTGATTCTAGTGGTCTGCTTTACAGAAACACCCATCAGTTCAGTTTCAATAAGTCTGTGGAGCCAGGAGAAATTGTCAGCTATTACAGCACGGTGGTGCGGGCAGGGCGAACCAGCCTGACGGTGCGGGCCGCTTTGATTGCAGAACAGTCAGGGGAATTGCGGGCGGAAGGCTATGTGACCTTTGTTACCGTCAAATCCCATACTCATGAGCTGGTAGCCCATGGGCTGGAGCTGGATGAGGCGGTGAGCCAGGAGGAGCAGGCCTGGCGGGATAAGGCAGAACGCTTTTTTACCGGGTGA
- a CDS encoding phosphatidate cytidylyltransferase gives MKTRVISGLIMLPFGIIVLLGGKVLMLGCFIIGIMSVREFFNGFTSMGIKPGYLLAYVSTLALYGLNLFVTDARWYMLWFFGVVLLSLLYLFNIQERRLEDGMATLTGILYTVFFSFHVTLVEQTGEYGLLVWLIFLTAFGTDVMAYFTGYAFGKHKLCPHISPKKTIEGSIGGILGSVLLCGVFGWVLIPRLLIHCLIIGLMGGIVSQFGDLTASIFKRKMGIKDYGNLIPGHGGILDRFDSVLFTAPMVYYYIALVL, from the coding sequence TTGAAAACAAGGGTAATATCAGGGCTGATTATGCTGCCCTTTGGGATAATCGTGCTGCTGGGCGGAAAGGTGCTTATGTTGGGATGCTTTATCATTGGCATTATGAGCGTCCGGGAATTTTTTAACGGCTTTACCAGCATGGGAATCAAACCAGGTTATCTGCTGGCCTATGTCAGCACATTGGCTCTTTACGGGCTCAATTTATTCGTTACAGATGCCAGGTGGTATATGCTGTGGTTCTTTGGGGTAGTTTTGCTCAGTCTGTTGTATTTGTTTAATATACAGGAGCGTAGGCTGGAAGACGGCATGGCTACTTTGACAGGCATTTTATACACGGTGTTTTTCTCTTTTCACGTGACTTTGGTGGAACAGACTGGCGAATACGGCCTGTTGGTATGGTTGATTTTTTTGACGGCCTTCGGAACAGACGTGATGGCCTATTTTACAGGCTATGCTTTCGGCAAACACAAGCTCTGCCCGCATATCAGTCCGAAAAAGACCATAGAAGGCTCCATCGGCGGTATTCTAGGCAGCGTGCTGCTGTGCGGAGTTTTTGGCTGGGTGTTAATACCTCGGCTGCTGATCCACTGCCTAATTATCGGTCTTATGGGAGGCATCGTCTCTCAGTTTGGAGACCTGACTGCTTCCATCTTCAAACGAAAGATGGGCATCAAGGATTATGGAAATTTGATTCCCGGCCATGGCGGTATCTTGGACCGGTTTGATAGCGTGCTCTTTACGGCACCAATGGTGTATTACTATATCGCATTGGTTTTATAA
- the ispG gene encoding flavodoxin-dependent (E)-4-hydroxy-3-methylbut-2-enyl-diphosphate synthase, whose amino-acid sequence MRKSVRCGDVIIGGNAPVSIQSMTNIDTRDIPRVVGQIRQLEEAGCQIIRLAVPDMESADAFGQIKKQVKAPLVADIHFDYRLAVAAIEKGADKVRINPGNIGSRERIQAVVTAAKARNIPIRVGVNSGSLEKDILQKYGGVTAEGLAESALRNAELLEQMDFEDIVLSLKASDVALNYQAHRLIAEKTNYPIHIGITESGTVNSGKLKSAIGIGGLLLAGIGDTMRVSLTGDPVKEVYFARDILKAMGIRPGGINLVSCPTCGRTRLELERIALEVEDAIIPLARKREALGLPPITVAVMGCVVNGPGEAREADFGVAGGDGKGVIFARGQIIKTVPEEAIVSQLLELIDQDMEGHR is encoded by the coding sequence ATGAGAAAGAGTGTGCGGTGCGGCGATGTAATCATAGGCGGCAATGCCCCTGTGTCCATCCAGTCCATGACGAATATAGATACCAGGGACATTCCCCGGGTGGTTGGGCAGATTCGGCAGTTAGAGGAGGCCGGCTGTCAGATTATCCGGTTGGCAGTGCCAGATATGGAATCAGCGGATGCTTTTGGTCAAATCAAGAAACAGGTGAAGGCTCCCTTGGTGGCCGATATTCATTTCGATTATCGGTTGGCGGTGGCCGCCATTGAAAAAGGTGCGGATAAGGTGCGGATTAATCCGGGCAATATCGGCAGCCGAGAACGGATTCAGGCTGTGGTAACGGCGGCTAAGGCGCGGAACATTCCTATTCGAGTGGGAGTCAATTCTGGTTCTCTGGAGAAGGATATTTTGCAAAAGTACGGTGGAGTCACGGCGGAGGGACTGGCAGAAAGCGCTCTGCGAAATGCAGAACTGCTGGAGCAGATGGACTTTGAGGATATTGTTCTCTCGCTGAAAGCTTCAGATGTAGCACTGAATTATCAAGCTCATCGGCTTATTGCAGAGAAGACGAACTATCCCATCCACATCGGTATCACGGAGTCGGGTACGGTGAACAGCGGTAAGCTGAAATCAGCAATCGGCATCGGCGGCCTGCTGCTGGCAGGTATCGGTGACACCATGCGGGTATCCCTTACTGGAGACCCGGTAAAGGAAGTGTACTTTGCCAGAGATATTCTCAAAGCGATGGGTATTCGGCCAGGAGGTATCAATTTGGTATCCTGTCCGACCTGCGGCCGCACCCGGCTGGAACTGGAGCGAATTGCTCTGGAGGTAGAAGACGCAATCATCCCTTTGGCCCGGAAGCGGGAAGCTTTGGGATTACCGCCAATTACAGTAGCCGTTATGGGCTGTGTCGTCAACGGACCGGGAGAAGCCAGGGAAGCCGATTTTGGTGTGGCAGGAGGCGACGGCAAGGGCGTGATTTTTGCCCGAGGGCAGATTATTAAGACGGTGCCGGAGGAAGCAATCGTTTCTCAGCTGCTGGAGTTGATTGATCAGGATATGGAGGGGCACAGATGA
- a CDS encoding PolC-type DNA polymerase III produces MKELIEGIINWNKLGGHPRDQYKFSLGRAQMSQESATLILDIELNFVMPFEDTEKIRAVIVNQIQGLRDVKLGFNYRNLIQSPQEIVCLCVGHMIEEVNGEYASSTKTIFAEESVFVDGVLTVYALGAVVVEDLNAKVAPLFQRILKRDFHIEAQVLFENHRDEYQKLASQRRNMKELEVKQLQEEQKRAAALSASRPAATAPAGGSRAFGDSGDAGKGKWQRRRKEEPVVGNRILGQPIQTAATRLASVNQDSGTVTIEGILFRKDNRTIKNEKKLVTLLITDQTTSMCVKAFTSENKWNEIDEHLKNGDFVKIRGNAEWDTYENIVVVMAQDIEKGQIKKRQDTCQRKRVELHAHSKMSAMDGLNEIKDMVRTHEEWGHPAMALTDHGVVQGFPEAAHSLSKGSPMKIIYGMEGYVFDDRDCINPDGTIEYKKKKTNHIIILVKNQIGLKNLYKLVSISHLEYFYKRPRIPKSVLTAHREGLIIGSACEAGEVFRAVYEKQSPEEIEYLVNYYDYLEIQPLINNQFMIDKGMVADKEGLRDLNRQIVALAQKYSKPVVATTDAHYPDAASTLYRNILMAGQGYKDGGGQGLYLRTTQEMLEEFQYLGTDMAEQVVIDNTNLIADMIDVVRPVPKEKYPPKIPNAEETLRSKCYEKAWSIYGKPLPPEIQERLDAELVPIIREGYAVMYIAAEMLVQKSLSDGYLVGSRGSVGSSFAATMAGITEVNPLPPHYICPNCKELEWGDPKEYDCGVDMEDKNCPKCGTLFKKDGFSIPFQTFLGFEADKEPDIDLNFAGEYQPVAHRYVDEIFGAKNVFKAGTIGTVATKTAYGFVMKYFEERQIPVNKYEVERLAECCTGVRRTTGQHPGGIIIVPDDHEIYEFCPVQHPANDVNSDFITTHFDYHSIDQNLLKLDILGHDVPSMIRHLQDMTGLDPLTQVPLSDAKVNTIFNGIEGLDIKDPEYRFVHGSYGIPEFGTKFTRQMLDDTHPTRFADYVRISGFSHGTDVWINNAQEWIRSGQTTIKDAISTRDDIMNYLILKGLPKKSAFNIMEKVRKGKGVTDEDVSLMENNDVPEWYIESCRRIKYMFPRAHAVAYVMMSYRIAYFKVYYPVEFYATYFTTKVSEFDADTILKGSAAVLEKMDSLLAKGKNATKKEEDEVIVLEVAYEMYARGYGFLEAQLGISHATKFYAREGKVLLPFVALAGVGENAARAIVEEYEKQPFETIDEIRERAKANKTAIEALRDHGVLKGLPESDQLCLF; encoded by the coding sequence ATGAAAGAATTAATAGAAGGGATCATCAATTGGAACAAGTTGGGCGGGCACCCAAGGGACCAATATAAATTTTCGCTGGGAAGAGCTCAGATGTCCCAGGAAAGCGCCACGCTTATCCTGGATATCGAGCTCAATTTTGTTATGCCCTTTGAGGATACGGAAAAGATTCGGGCCGTTATCGTCAATCAAATTCAGGGGCTCCGGGATGTGAAGCTGGGTTTTAACTATAGAAACTTGATTCAGAGTCCCCAGGAGATTGTCTGCCTTTGCGTGGGCCACATGATTGAGGAGGTCAATGGGGAATATGCCAGCAGTACAAAGACCATCTTTGCCGAGGAATCGGTCTTCGTGGATGGGGTACTGACGGTGTATGCCCTAGGGGCCGTGGTGGTTGAGGATTTAAACGCCAAGGTAGCACCTCTGTTTCAGCGGATTCTAAAGAGGGATTTCCATATTGAGGCCCAGGTTCTCTTTGAGAACCACCGGGATGAGTACCAGAAGCTGGCCAGTCAACGGCGGAATATGAAGGAATTAGAGGTAAAACAGCTTCAGGAGGAGCAGAAGCGGGCAGCAGCCTTATCCGCTTCCAGACCGGCAGCAACTGCACCCGCTGGGGGCAGCCGGGCTTTTGGCGATAGCGGAGATGCCGGCAAAGGCAAGTGGCAGAGGCGGAGAAAGGAAGAGCCGGTGGTGGGCAATCGCATCTTGGGTCAGCCGATTCAGACGGCAGCCACCCGGCTTGCCAGTGTCAATCAGGACAGCGGTACCGTAACTATTGAAGGGATTCTCTTCCGCAAGGATAATCGGACCATTAAAAACGAGAAGAAGCTGGTAACCCTGCTGATAACGGACCAAACTACTTCCATGTGCGTGAAAGCTTTTACCTCGGAAAACAAGTGGAATGAGATTGATGAACACCTGAAAAATGGTGATTTTGTGAAGATTCGGGGCAATGCGGAATGGGACACCTATGAGAATATCGTGGTGGTTATGGCTCAGGATATTGAGAAAGGCCAGATAAAAAAGCGGCAGGACACCTGCCAGCGAAAGCGGGTAGAGCTTCATGCTCATTCTAAGATGAGTGCGATGGACGGCCTGAACGAGATTAAGGACATGGTTCGCACCCATGAGGAATGGGGCCATCCAGCTATGGCCCTCACCGACCACGGAGTGGTTCAGGGATTCCCAGAAGCAGCCCATTCCCTAAGCAAGGGCTCTCCGATGAAGATTATTTATGGTATGGAGGGTTACGTCTTTGACGACAGAGACTGTATCAATCCCGACGGAACCATTGAATACAAGAAAAAAAAGACCAACCACATCATCATCTTGGTGAAAAATCAGATTGGTCTAAAAAACTTGTATAAGCTGGTTTCTATATCACACCTGGAATACTTTTATAAGCGGCCACGGATTCCTAAGTCTGTGCTTACTGCCCACCGGGAAGGGCTTATTATCGGTTCCGCCTGCGAGGCGGGAGAGGTGTTCCGGGCCGTCTATGAGAAACAAAGCCCAGAAGAAATTGAATATCTGGTAAATTATTATGATTACCTGGAAATACAGCCGCTGATTAACAATCAGTTTATGATTGATAAAGGCATGGTGGCGGACAAGGAGGGCCTGCGGGATTTAAATCGGCAGATTGTCGCTCTGGCTCAGAAGTATAGTAAGCCGGTAGTGGCTACTACCGACGCTCACTATCCTGACGCAGCATCTACACTGTATAGGAACATTCTCATGGCGGGACAGGGCTACAAGGATGGAGGCGGACAAGGCCTCTACCTGCGGACTACTCAGGAGATGCTGGAGGAATTCCAATACCTGGGGACGGACATGGCAGAGCAGGTGGTTATCGACAATACCAACCTGATTGCTGATATGATTGATGTGGTCCGGCCAGTGCCCAAGGAAAAGTATCCGCCGAAAATTCCCAACGCCGAAGAAACTCTGCGGAGTAAATGCTATGAAAAGGCCTGGAGCATTTATGGCAAGCCACTGCCGCCGGAAATTCAGGAGCGGCTGGATGCTGAGCTGGTGCCAATCATCCGGGAAGGCTATGCAGTTATGTACATTGCGGCGGAAATGTTGGTACAGAAATCCCTCAGTGATGGATACTTAGTAGGATCCCGAGGGTCTGTAGGCTCTTCTTTTGCAGCGACTATGGCCGGCATTACCGAGGTAAACCCTTTACCTCCGCACTACATCTGTCCGAACTGTAAAGAGCTGGAGTGGGGAGACCCCAAGGAGTATGACTGCGGGGTGGACATGGAAGATAAGAATTGCCCGAAATGTGGTACACTCTTTAAGAAGGATGGGTTCTCTATCCCCTTCCAAACCTTCTTAGGCTTTGAAGCAGATAAGGAGCCGGATATCGACCTGAACTTCGCCGGAGAATATCAACCGGTGGCTCATCGCTATGTAGATGAGATTTTCGGAGCTAAAAACGTGTTTAAGGCGGGAACCATCGGTACGGTGGCCACCAAGACAGCCTACGGCTTCGTAATGAAATACTTTGAAGAGCGTCAGATCCCGGTGAACAAGTATGAGGTGGAACGGCTGGCGGAATGCTGTACTGGTGTAAGACGGACGACGGGACAGCACCCGGGGGGAATCATCATCGTTCCCGATGACCACGAGATTTACGAGTTCTGTCCTGTTCAGCACCCGGCCAACGATGTGAACTCTGATTTTATTACCACCCATTTTGACTACCATTCCATTGACCAGAACTTGCTCAAGCTGGACATTCTGGGCCACGATGTGCCCTCTATGATTCGTCATTTGCAGGATATGACGGGACTGGATCCGCTGACCCAAGTGCCGCTGTCCGATGCAAAGGTCAACACCATCTTTAACGGCATTGAAGGACTGGATATCAAGGATCCGGAATATCGATTTGTTCATGGCAGCTACGGCATTCCAGAATTCGGCACCAAGTTTACCCGGCAGATGCTGGATGATACCCATCCTACCCGTTTTGCGGACTATGTGCGAATTTCTGGGTTCTCCCACGGTACTGACGTGTGGATTAATAATGCTCAGGAATGGATTCGTTCCGGTCAGACAACCATCAAGGATGCCATCTCCACCCGAGACGACATTATGAACTATCTGATTTTAAAAGGGCTGCCGAAAAAAAGTGCCTTTAACATCATGGAAAAAGTGCGAAAGGGTAAAGGGGTTACGGATGAAGATGTGTCCCTTATGGAGAATAACGATGTACCTGAATGGTATATTGAATCCTGCCGCCGAATCAAGTACATGTTCCCTCGGGCCCATGCGGTGGCCTATGTGATGATGTCCTACCGGATTGCCTATTTCAAGGTCTATTATCCAGTGGAGTTCTACGCCACCTATTTCACCACCAAGGTCAGTGAATTCGATGCGGATACTATCCTTAAGGGATCGGCAGCGGTACTGGAAAAGATGGACAGTCTTTTGGCCAAGGGGAAAAATGCCACCAAAAAAGAAGAGGATGAGGTAATCGTTCTGGAAGTGGCCTATGAGATGTATGCCCGAGGCTATGGATTTTTGGAAGCTCAACTGGGGATTTCCCATGCAACGAAGTTTTATGCCCGGGAGGGTAAGGTGCTGCTGCCTTTTGTGGCGCTAGCTGGAGTTGGAGAAAATGCAGCCCGAGCCATCGTGGAGGAATATGAAAAACAGCCTTTTGAGACTATCGATGAGATTCGGGAGCGGGCTAAGGCTAACAAGACGGCCATTGAAGCTCTCCGTGACCATGGAGTGCTAAAAGGTCTGCCGGAATCGGATCAGCTGTGTTTATTTTAG
- the pyrH gene encoding UMP kinase: MEPKYKRVLIKVSGEALAGPDKFGISDEMLQGVAAQVKEIHDLGVQVAIVVGGGNFWRGRTGQSIDRATADYMGMLATTMNAMALQDAFEKQGLSAVLQTAIAMTQIAEPYNRKKAIRCMEEDKVVIFGTGTGSPFFSTDTTSALRAAEIDADVILLAKSVDAVYSADPEKDPSAIRYEQLTHKEVIEKQLGVMDITAATLCMENNIDIHVFGVSEKGNLLKAVNGEKIGTIIR; encoded by the coding sequence ATGGAGCCTAAATATAAAAGAGTTCTTATAAAAGTAAGCGGAGAGGCTCTGGCCGGGCCAGATAAGTTCGGCATATCCGATGAGATGCTGCAAGGAGTTGCTGCACAGGTGAAAGAAATCCACGACTTAGGCGTACAAGTCGCTATCGTGGTCGGCGGCGGAAACTTCTGGCGGGGCAGGACCGGTCAGAGCATTGACCGGGCTACGGCTGACTATATGGGCATGCTGGCCACCACCATGAATGCGATGGCTCTTCAGGATGCCTTTGAGAAACAAGGTTTGTCGGCTGTTCTTCAAACGGCAATCGCCATGACTCAAATCGCGGAACCTTACAACCGCAAAAAGGCCATTCGATGCATGGAAGAAGATAAGGTTGTCATCTTTGGCACCGGTACTGGCAGTCCATTCTTTTCTACAGACACCACCTCCGCCCTGCGAGCAGCGGAGATTGATGCCGATGTGATACTGCTGGCGAAAAGCGTCGATGCGGTATATTCTGCTGATCCGGAAAAGGATCCCTCAGCCATTCGCTATGAACAGCTGACTCACAAGGAAGTCATTGAAAAACAGTTGGGAGTCATGGATATTACAGCAGCTACCCTATGTATGGAAAATAACATCGACATTCATGTGTTCGGTGTATCCGAAAAGGGTAACCTGTTAAAAGCTGTCAACGGCGAAAAGATTGGTACCATCATCCGATGA